The genomic segment GCGAGGAGCGCAAGAAACATTGCGTTTGGCGCAAGAATTTGGCTGCACAAAAGCCATTCTAAAATCAGGCAGCCCGTCTTGCGGCTTTGGACAAATTTATGACGGCACATTTTCTGGAAAAATGACAGCGGGAATGGGAATTACGGCGCGTTTGCTATGGGAAAATGGTTTTGAAGTGGAGAGTAGATGATTTTTGTTTTTGACCTTGACGGAACGATTTGTTTTGATGGTGTAAAAATCTCTGATGACATTCTGTCAGCACTAACAACGCTTGAAAAACGGGGGCATCCACTCGTTTTTGCTTCCGCTCGTCCTGTCAGAGATATGCTTTCTTTACTTGAGATGTTTCCAAGTCAATTTCTGATTGGTGGTAATGGTTCGATTGTTCGGAATTTTGGTCAGATTGAAGTTGTTCAAGAGATTTCAGATTCGGATTTTGAATATCTAAAGCGACTGATTAAATCAAATGATTTGGACTATTTGGTTGATGGTCAGTGGAACTATTCATTAAAAAATAGAAATGATGAAAAAACGAACATTAATTGCAAAGTTGATGCGAACCATTTAGCGAAAAATGTATCTATGAATGAACTGACAAATATCATCAAATGTAGCTTGCTAAATCTGTCAGTGCTGACAGAAATTGAGGGAGGACTGTCAGATTTGACAGTGGAAATCAAACGTGATGATGAGACTCAAAGTCTTGATTTGACAGCAAAAAATGTCAATAAATATACGACTTTTCGGAATTATTTTCCGCAAGAACCCTATGTTGCAATTGGAAATGATGAGAATGACATTGAGCTTTTGAGAAATGCAAAGATTTCAGTAGCAGTGGGCAACCACTCTGAGCTTGATTTCGCAGATTTTCATATGACAGAAAAAAATATTGCACAATTTTTGCTGAATTTCAGAGCATTCAAAGTTAGCGAAAAATCTTAAAGGACTTAAAGGAGAAAAAATGGCAGAAGTAGCAATTATCATGGGTTCAAGCTCGGACTGGGTAACCATGAAAAATACAGCAGATTTATTAGATGAATTTGGGGTTGAGTATGAAAAATTAGTTGTATCGGCGCATCGTACCCCTGAGTTGATGGCAGAATTCGCACATACTGCGCGCGCGCGAGGCTACAAAGTGATTATCGCTGGAGCAGGAGGGGCTGCGCATTTGCCTGGAATGACGGCGGCAATGACGACACTCCCCGTGATCGGTGTTCCCGTCAAATCGCGTGCCTTATCTGGCTTAGACAGCCTATACTCCATTGTCCAAATGCCCGCAGGTGTCCCTGTGGCGACAATGGCAATAGGTGATAGCGGTGCCAAAAATGCAGCACTTTATGCTGTTCAGATGCTCGCTGTCTATGATGAAGCCTTGCATGAGAAATTGGTGGATTATCGGGAGCAGGCAAAAAAAATGGTTGAAAAATCAAATCACGATTTAGTTTGATTTAATGGGCGTCTAATTTTAAATACAATCGTTGTGGAATATGTAAAAACAATTATATTAACAAACACAAAATCCGAACATTGTTTCGGTTTTTTTAATTTAATACCTTTTTTATGAGAAATTTCCGAACAAAAGTCGTAAAATTTAGTTATATAAGAATTGGGAGTTCATTCTTCGGAATAAATGTAGATTCTAAAAGCATTTTAGAAGTTAAACAGTATTAGAAAAGGGTTGACAAAATGTCAAATAAAAAGAAAACAATTGGAATTATTGGCGGTGGACAACTTGGTCAAATGATGGCTATTTCGGCACAATACATGGGACACAGAGTCATTACGCTAGACCCGAATCCGACCTGTTCAAGTAGTAAAGTGTCTGATGAGATGATTGTGGCAGATTATGATGATGTCGAGAGTTTGCTGAAACTTGCTTATGCTTGTGATGTCATCACTTATGAGTTTGAAAATGTGGATGCGGCGGCTTTGCACCAAATCGAGAGTTGTGTGGCGATTCCTCAGGGTATTCGGTTACTTGAGATTACACAAAATCGTAAGTTTGAAAAGACATTTTTGACTGAGGAGGCAAAAGTTCATGTGGCCCCTTGGCAATTGATTTCAAGTGTTTCTGATTTGCCACATCATGTTGTGAAAAAACAGGTTTTGAAAACTACAACAGGTGGATATGATGGTCATGGACAAGTTGTTTTGAAGACGGATGAAGATTTGATTGCAGCACATCAATTGGTAACTGCAACAGAATGTGTGCTGGAAGATTTTGTACCATTTGAACGTGAGATCTCTGTGATAATGTCCGGAAATGGCGAACAATTCGTTG from the Lactococcus allomyrinae genome contains:
- a CDS encoding HAD-IIB family hydrolase; this translates as MIFVFDLDGTICFDGVKISDDILSALTTLEKRGHPLVFASARPVRDMLSLLEMFPSQFLIGGNGSIVRNFGQIEVVQEISDSDFEYLKRLIKSNDLDYLVDGQWNYSLKNRNDEKTNINCKVDANHLAKNVSMNELTNIIKCSLLNLSVLTEIEGGLSDLTVEIKRDDETQSLDLTAKNVNKYTTFRNYFPQEPYVAIGNDENDIELLRNAKISVAVGNHSELDFADFHMTEKNIAQFLLNFRAFKVSEKS
- the purE gene encoding 5-(carboxyamino)imidazole ribonucleotide mutase, which encodes MAEVAIIMGSSSDWVTMKNTADLLDEFGVEYEKLVVSAHRTPELMAEFAHTARARGYKVIIAGAGGAAHLPGMTAAMTTLPVIGVPVKSRALSGLDSLYSIVQMPAGVPVATMAIGDSGAKNAALYAVQMLAVYDEALHEKLVDYREQAKKMVEKSNHDLV
- the purK gene encoding 5-(carboxyamino)imidazole ribonucleotide synthase, producing MSNKKKTIGIIGGGQLGQMMAISAQYMGHRVITLDPNPTCSSSKVSDEMIVADYDDVESLLKLAYACDVITYEFENVDAAALHQIESCVAIPQGIRLLEITQNRKFEKTFLTEEAKVHVAPWQLISSVSDLPHHVVKKQVLKTTTGGYDGHGQVVLKTDEDLIAAHQLVTATECVLEDFVPFEREISVIMSGNGEQFVAFPLAENTHRENILHRTIAPAIISDEIAEKARQMAFDIARELSLAGTLCVEMFLTAEGEIFVNELAPRPHNSGHYTIEACDFSQFDLHIKGVLGEKLPEPQLLKAAVMLNVLGQHIEPVKQLTDSHPDWHQHDYGKPEAKHNRKMGHLTILTDDFAETLKEIEQTKIW